Genomic segment of Pangasianodon hypophthalmus isolate fPanHyp1 chromosome 22, fPanHyp1.pri, whole genome shotgun sequence:
ATAAGTCACCATCATATAAACTGCACAGACAGCATGAAAAAACACTCTTAACTCCACCAGCTACATTTCTCTACCCAACAAACCAAGTACAGGGACAAGCTGGATTTTAACTAACAATCTCCATGTCCAGAGATAAGGCTtttaccacaaagccaccaaatTGCAACACAGAGACAGTAGtgtgaaaaaaacccacaaaacatttttgtttcttgctTCATCCATATATCGACTGTATAtcgtctccatcagtgaacagttgctaacttcaacaaaataggcTTCgtacaaaaactgtgatgaatttcctggttacacaattgcactttttgaccatgtagtacacagttatagaagggaataatttataatcgcactatccgtgtcacccagatgaggatgggttccctttcgagtctggttcctctgaaggtttcttcctcatatcatctcacgGAGCTTTTCTtcaccactgttgcctctggcttgctcattagggatacattcatacatttaaatttatatcctgagtttatgtatttctgtatagctgctttgtgacaatgtccagtggtaaaagtgctatactaataaaactgaatatatatatatatatatagtgtttgttttatattttctgtaaatgcTTTATGTGAGTATTATGTGCATTATCTAAATAAGACCTAGAAACAAAGATGCTACAGAAGAAAGAGgcttaaaaaaagagaagacaaaaaattcaaaattaagttttgagttttgtttcatatttatttttttaatttaattgaataatatttttaaattaagccttataaacttttcattttgactggagcaaagagaaacatattttaattttctgaaatattattactttatgtTATTATCAGGTATCAGACAACTTCTGTATCATTTTCAGCAGAATCATGGACATAGTTCATTATgaatgtttaatattgtaacCATTTATGATTGCACCAAGTTACTGAACTTTATCAGAACAGAAATGTAGCGACACCATGAACAGTCACCTTTaatattttctccttctctacttcttttttttttttaaattcctgttCTGGAAGATTAAATGCCCATATCTCACAAGTCTGGGTATAATGACTGACGTGAGCACAGGCTGTGTTTAATAAGCAGAGAGAATGTCCAGGTAAAGCTGGGGTTATTTAATAACATTGATGTATAGGAGAGACTGTCAGAGATCTCAGcagtaaagatggagagaaccGAGTTCTCGTCGTGTTTCTGCTGATGCTGGTGCCGAGCAGTCTGTAGGAAACAGAAACTCATGGAACACGTCAGGATCCATGTGAGAGCTCGTGTATCAGCAGGCAGCCGCTTTATCCGAGATCAAGGAGAAGTTGGTGAACATGGAAAAAGAGAAGGTAAGACGAAGAACATCACACTTCCCTCCATCACAATCATCACATTATTCCAACTTGAACTCAGTAGGTATTTGCTTTCACAAGGTTATAATTTTCCcttgctagttttttttaactagctagttaacttTCACACACTTATTTTACTCTCTACCTTAGCTTTCTCTCGCTAAATTTCctttcactcactagttaaCATTAACTCGCTAGGTTAGGTTTCGCCCGCCAGTTTGCTTTCTCCTGTGACTCTGTTCAAACCCAAAGAAAACCTTCCAGCGTGAACGTACAgttttgataaaaaataatgtggGAGGAACAAACGCTGCTCTTGAATCCACCATGTTATATTACAGAGAAAGATGCAGAATATGCTCTGGATATACTACACTAAACTGAGGTAATAAAAATCCATATTGAGTATTTTACTTTAACTTGTGATTTCAAGACCCAACTGATGagtaacaagaaaaaaaattgtgggtCTGAAGAAGGAGAATAGAATATACTCTATTAAACCCAAACATTTTCAGTAACTCCTAAAACATTTgaaaagctttacattttctactCGTTTTTTCCCCTAAGCTCAAGCAGGCGAGCTGCTGGCCGTGAAGAGCGAACTGGAGAGTGTGAAGAAACGATATTTTCTAAACtctgttgttattgttaatgCTTATTGTTAATGCTGTAGATAGGCAGTCATCTTATTATAAAGTCAATTTTGCTTAGTCTGATGTGTTCATACAAAATTAGAATATGATGATGAATTTGGAGactacaataataaaaattattgtttGAATTTGGAGGCTACAGATAAATAATGTTGTGTCTTTGAGGATGAAAGGAAAGGCCTAAACCACTGAAAATATGTCACAAATAACCAACCATGTGATTAATATGGGTTTCAGTCATTTTCCCTTCACATCTAAATAGTCAACACctttcagaaatgtatcatgTGTTGGGTTATTAATAAGAAGATAGAAATTATAGCCTATAGATCGAGATCAGTCTCACTGCTTGTTGTATACAAACTCATgtgtaataatatattatacactatatggccaaaagtatgtggacccctgaccatcacacccatatgtggttcttccccaaactgttgcaacaaagttggaagcacatgattgtctagaaagtctttgtatgctgtagcattataatttcccttcactggaactaagaggtccaaacctgttccatctGTTCCACAAAGCGAGCTCCTTGAACACGTGGTTTTTatcaaggctggagtggaagaactcgagtgtcctgcacagagccctgacctcatccccactgaacacctttgggatgaactggaacaccgactgaaccccagacctcctcaccaacatcagcgcctgatctcactaatgctcttgtagctgaatgaacacaaatccccacagccacgctccaacatctagtggaaagcttcccagaagagtggagcttattataacagcaaagggggaataaatccgTGTTAATGCCCATAGTTTTAGGATGGAGACTTTcagtatgggtgtgatggtcaggtgtccacatacttttggccttatcGTGCATCACTTTAATAGTTCACTGGTGGGGGCACAATGTCAACATCTTTAATAATCAGTGGAGACGTCAACACTATTCCAAACTTCTCCCTCAGTATCTCGATGATTTCGTCATCAGTAAGATCTGTTCTGGTGGTCTTTACTGGTGGTCCATCCTCACTGGTCAGGTGGGTGAGAATCAGTTTGCGGCCCATTAGAGTAATCCTTCCGTTTGGTAGTAGGAGGGAGCAGAGGGACTTGCAGAAGAAGATGGAGCTGCTGGAGCTCTGATGGTACTCACACATGGCTTTAAAGTCCTCTCTCTGACATGGCTGAAGCGTGAACTTGTACATCTCCACCCACTCATCACTCTCTGACTGCGTTTccataaaaaacagatttccgTCAGCTCGAACCCGGTACACGCCATGACTCTGGGTTTGAGGACTGTCCGTCTCGAGGGAAAGAGGGCGCTGGAAACCGGTCCCGTAGCCCACATCACAGAGCCACCTTTCCCCGTCCAGGCTCACCATCATGATCAGGTGGTCAAACGGAGGTCCGTAAGCGCCGGTGAACCGATTCTTCACCTGAGCAGCCAGAATCTCGACTTCAAACCCGAGCTGAGACAAGAGCCAGGAGAAAAGCCCGTTGTTCTCGTAGCAAAACCCGCCGCGTCTTTTTAACACGATTTTGTCGTAGAGCAGCGGGAGCTCGAGGCGCACGCGCTCTCCGGTGTGGATGGCGAGGTCTTCGAAAGGCACCGCGAGCAAGTGCTGGAGGTGAAGCGCGCGCAAAGTGTCCAGCGTCGGAGAGCGCGCACACAACCCAGAGCAGCTGATGCGCCTTAAATACTGCTGAACATCCATCATCATTTACAGAATACTAATCTAATGCAGTCAGAATGAAGGCTTGCGTTAATCACATCTGACTTCTGTAGACTGCACTAACACTTCCTGGTGCAAAGTTCAGGCGACAGGCGAGCTCTCATTTCCTACAGGAGCAGCAGACTCTCTCTGTGGAAGTGCACTACTCTCTGTTCCCTCCTGCTGACTCTATTCAGGGGAAAGTGCACGCTCAAAAAGTCTCCGGAAAGCGCCAGATGACGCCATAAAGTAATCTGCATATTAATTGGATCGTCATGattatttgcataaaaaaaaaactcgttacatgaagaaggaagattttctgtGGAATAACAGAAGTTtttcagaatagaaaataatagatacatttttatttacatagccTGTTTACAAAATTCTGTGAAGAACTGTCTGAAATGTATACAAATTCCTATCAAGAACACCAAAAAATGAAGCGATGGTAGCGAGGGGTCTGAAAAGAGACACCAAGGAAACAGCTACGGATGGaataactcacttttattactgtaaatatcgCCAAGAATTtcatacggtgaagttttctgtgaagagacatttacggaaggagtctccagtgtcagcgctttgtgagATGTAAAGCTGCGACTTCTTCAACACAGGAAATTCTTTAGGTTGGAAGGCTTTGTGATTTCctggtaacacgacaagctgcatgGAAGTGTGTGAATGGatgaacaatggtgatcagtgattggttgtagtgagcaatggtggtcagtgattggatGTCAGTGAACAATGGTGAACAGTGATTGGTTGTAGTGAACAATGGTGATCCGTGATTGGTTGTAGCGAAcgacagtgatcagtgattggttgtcagtGAACAATGGTGATCCGTGATTGGTTGTAGCGAAcgacagtgatcagtgattggttgtcagtGAACAATGGTGATCCGTGATTGGTTGTAGCGAAcgacagtgatcagtgattggttgtcagtGAACAATGGTGATTGGTGATTGGTTGTAGTGAACAACAGTGATCCGTGATTGGTTGTCAGTGAACAATGGTGATCCGTGATTGGTTGTAGTGaacaacagtgatcagtgattggttgtagtGAACAACAGTGATCCGTGATTGGTTGTAGTGAACAACAGTGATCCGTGATTGGTTGTAgtgaacaatggtgatcagtgattggttgtagtGAACAACAGTGATCCGTGATTGGTTGTAGTGAACAACGGTGATCCGTGATTGGTTGTCAGTGaacaacagtgatcagtgaAAATAACAGTGTGCTCTCTTGTGGCTAATAGATAAGTGCtgattgtattgtattgtatcacATGATGCTCTCTCAGATGACGCCTCTTGAGTAATCTGATTGATTCAGACTGGAGACATGAGCAGGGAGGACGCTACTGCTGTCCTGCGTGAGCTGGGAGAACTCCTGGGGCTACAAAGAGAGATGGAAGTGTCAGTAGTCACCAGCAGAGGCTGCTCTAAGACATCTAaagaaatctacagaaacaaacagaaaccaCTGCCACTACCTTTCTGAAGCATTGAAGATTTACTGGTACCCACAATCTTCCATTCGTTTATATACCtgaggaaataaaaacacatttattttcaaatgtaatgGTATTATAcagtcgagtgcaaaagtttacacaccccagTGTTTCTGCATAGAAAATGCATCtctgtttatcattttatttactaaacaCAGTGCtatgttcattttaattcatattcagcCTAAATACTACAGTAATTCAGCTCAAAGTTCAGAGACATAAATCACATGAAttgttgaatctgattggtcagaaggtgttgattaattttctataacagcagctctggcaggagttttggctgtaattcaaataacaggattgtattaatgtgctcattctaatatattatcatttctataataacagcttacACGGGGACTAGTACAGCGGATGCTTACCGTaatctaagaataataataagcatgttatttaagaaaaacatATAGTCAGTGACATGGTGAGGTTTTttataaagagatgtttatttagctttttttttttggaaggagtctccactatCAGCACTTTGCAGTTTCAATGCAAAAAGCTACAAAAGAaagtgaaggaacgactgtttagaACGACTGGttaggaacgactgtttatagctgttataacataaatgaCAACAGaaactttccacaacatttaatgcaactataaactgataaaaagtatattttggTAATACATTAGCGTTTCTGTTGTAATAGCTCTAAaaccaaaattattattttggttatttaatGAAGACAAATTTATAATCCTTGATAtagtgaaattttctgtgaaaagatgtttatttaacatttatagaaggagtctccagtgtcagagctttgtaagagCCAGAGGTAAAACTGTGACTTTAAGTGAAATTCTTTAGAatggagggctttgtggtttctcagtaacaagacaaacttcatttttttgactttaagagagagaaaaaagaaaggatggcTGGAGAAGTACATTGTTTCACGacattccagaacattaaatatgaatataatgtgTCGTTCTTTCATGAATAAAAGAGTTGTTAGCAcacatcattttaaatatttcacttaCACTGAGTGTTTTGTTGGTTTCgttgttttttaaattgctgtAGATATTTACATTCAACTATATATAATGCATTTTGTCCATGTATGAATCATAGGTGAATTACTCATCAAAGTTGAGGGCACTGGTCCACTCGATCAGCTCGTCTACCTCCCAGTCCGTAATGGTGCCGGGTCCAGTCTGCTCGACTGCACACGTCATACCCTTAGCTGAATTCTCCACCAGCACAGCTGTGTCTCTgtgctgagtgtgagtgtgcagAGCCCCTTCATCGTACCTGCACACCAGTGAACGTGTATCAACATTAGCACAAATGCtcaaataattacataataaagcTTCAGGCTAAGCTGAACA
This window contains:
- the LOC113541127 gene encoding arylamine N-acetyltransferase, pineal gland isozyme NAT-3-like, which encodes MMMDVQQYLRRISCSGLCARSPTLDTLRALHLQHLLAVPFEDLAIHTGERVRLELPLLYDKIVLKRRGGFCYENNGLFSWLLSQLGFEVEILAAQVKNRFTGAYGPPFDHLIMMVSLDGERWLCDVGYGTGFQRPLSLETDSPQTQSHGVYRVRADGNLFFMETQSESDEWVEMYKFTLQPCQREDFKAMCEYHQSSSSSIFFCKSLCSLLLPNGRITLMGRKLILTHLTSEDGPPVKTTRTDLTDDEIIEILREKFGIVLTSPLIIKDVDIVPPPVNY